From Halomarina salina, the proteins below share one genomic window:
- a CDS encoding NAD-dependent epimerase/dehydratase family protein, translating to MSDHSDVVAVTGGLGGVGRWVVDRLATDGSDVVCIDRYTPDERVENVDFYEADLTDAGETLELLDSADPDAVVHLAAIPDPTSHAGSRVFSNNTLSTYNVLTAAGRVGARVSWASSESAYGFPFSEDLLLPDYLPIDESHPMRPEDPYGTSKVAGEEVAEMVVRRYGVQVASIRPSWVQYPGAYQTTANREAVDIGAIEPGTRPPGVGNFWSYVDVRDLADQFVRSIRTDLDGHEPYLAHAPDNYAGVDTERLFEAVTGGDLPDPFDVEGEECAFTTAKAREDLGWEAEHTWRDARNESVDGPSFG from the coding sequence ATGAGCGACCATTCAGACGTGGTAGCCGTGACCGGCGGCCTCGGCGGCGTCGGGCGCTGGGTCGTCGACCGACTCGCGACCGACGGGAGCGACGTCGTCTGTATCGACCGGTACACGCCCGACGAACGCGTCGAGAACGTCGACTTCTACGAGGCGGACCTCACCGACGCGGGCGAGACGCTCGAACTGCTCGACAGCGCCGACCCGGACGCCGTGGTCCACCTCGCCGCCATCCCCGACCCGACCTCGCACGCCGGGTCGCGCGTCTTCTCGAACAACACGCTCTCGACGTACAACGTCCTCACCGCGGCGGGTCGCGTTGGTGCGCGCGTCTCGTGGGCGTCCAGCGAGTCCGCCTACGGGTTCCCCTTCTCGGAGGACCTCCTGCTGCCCGACTACCTCCCCATCGACGAGTCCCACCCGATGCGCCCGGAGGACCCCTACGGCACGTCGAAGGTGGCGGGGGAGGAGGTCGCCGAGATGGTGGTCCGGCGCTACGGGGTCCAGGTCGCCTCGATTCGCCCCTCGTGGGTGCAGTACCCCGGCGCGTACCAGACCACCGCCAACCGCGAGGCTGTCGACATCGGGGCCATCGAACCGGGCACCCGCCCGCCCGGCGTCGGCAACTTCTGGTCGTACGTCGACGTCCGCGACCTCGCCGACCAGTTCGTCCGGTCGATTCGGACGGACCTCGACGGCCACGAACCGTACCTCGCTCACGCGCCGGACAACTACGCGGGCGTCGACACCGAGCGCCTGTTCGAGGCGGTGACGGGCGGCGACCTGCCCGACCCGTTCGACGTCGAGGGCGAGGAGTGCGCGTTCACGACGGCGAAGGCACGGGAGGACCTCGGCTGGGAGGCGGAGCACACCTGGCGGGACGCCCGGAACGAGTCCGTCGACGGCCCGTCGTTCGGCTGA
- a CDS encoding Gfo/Idh/MocA family protein codes for MTIRIVLVGTGNQGAAWAREFLPANEADGTVEVVAAVDPDEEALERGRELLDLPSERCYASTEAAIEEREADALALVVPPHVREPLVDLAVEHGLDLLCEKPLAHAMESAARIVQRTEDAGLKVGVTMTQRFRRDVRTLRRHVRSGEYGPVDNCYCRYATNARSYGTWKPERLYDEEHHPMLVEGAIHHLDLLADLVDDRVRTVFCNAWNPEHSEFAGAPNATVHLVTEGGTSVTYEGLNTVAATFNGWGAEHVRVDCVDATLALDGHELRAFPYDRDAEGFTGGTRFEEGTPIPLDERAKWGNAWLVEQFADWCSGGDAMETNARDNLRSMATVFAAIESAETGEAVDVPSLLADVETAAREV; via the coding sequence GTGACGATTCGAATCGTGCTGGTCGGCACCGGTAATCAGGGTGCGGCGTGGGCGCGGGAGTTCCTCCCGGCGAACGAGGCGGACGGCACCGTCGAGGTGGTCGCGGCCGTCGACCCCGACGAGGAGGCGCTCGAACGCGGCCGCGAACTGCTCGACCTCCCATCCGAGCGCTGTTACGCCTCCACCGAGGCAGCCATCGAGGAACGGGAGGCCGACGCGCTGGCGCTCGTCGTCCCGCCGCACGTCCGCGAACCGCTGGTGGACCTCGCGGTCGAACACGGACTCGACCTGCTCTGTGAGAAACCGCTGGCCCACGCCATGGAGAGTGCGGCGCGCATCGTTCAGCGCACCGAGGACGCGGGTCTGAAGGTCGGCGTGACGATGACCCAGCGGTTCCGTCGGGACGTGCGGACCCTCCGCCGGCACGTCCGCTCGGGCGAGTACGGTCCGGTCGACAACTGCTACTGCCGATACGCGACCAACGCTCGCTCCTACGGCACCTGGAAGCCCGAGCGACTGTACGACGAGGAACACCACCCGATGCTCGTCGAGGGGGCCATCCACCACCTCGACCTGCTCGCGGACCTGGTCGACGACCGGGTTCGGACGGTGTTCTGCAACGCCTGGAACCCCGAACACTCCGAGTTCGCGGGTGCGCCGAACGCGACCGTCCACCTCGTCACCGAGGGGGGGACGAGCGTCACTTACGAAGGGCTGAACACCGTCGCGGCGACGTTCAACGGGTGGGGCGCGGAGCACGTTCGCGTCGACTGCGTGGACGCGACGCTGGCGCTCGACGGCCACGAACTGCGGGCGTTCCCGTACGACCGCGACGCGGAGGGGTTCACTGGGGGCACCCGCTTCGAAGAGGGGACGCCGATACCCCTCGACGAGCGGGCGAAGTGGGGCAACGCGTGGCTCGTCGAGCAGTTCGCCGACTGGTGTTCGGGCGGCGACGCGATGGAGACGAACGCGCGGGACAACCTGCGGTCGATGGCCACCGTGTTCGCCGCCATCGAGAGCGCCGAGACCGGCGAGGCGGTCGACGTGCCGTCGCTCCTCGCCGACGTCGAGACCGCGGCCCGAGAGGTCTGA
- a CDS encoding ThuA domain-containing protein, with amino-acid sequence MTQTVTVWNEYVHEREDDEVAAIYPDGIHGTIADALAERGFDTQTATLQEPAHGLTESVLADTDVLVWWGHVAHDEVSDEVADRVADHVRGGMGLLLLHSSALSKPFRRLLGTTGSLKWREADERERLWVTDPGHPIAAGVDDCIELERTEMYGEPFDVPTPDSVVFTSWFEGGEVFRSGCCWRRGKGRVFFFRPGHETLPIYHDSEVQHVLANAVEWATPVDDVGEHVPPNLQNVEPREAIEGYDG; translated from the coding sequence ATGACGCAGACGGTCACGGTCTGGAACGAGTACGTCCACGAACGCGAAGACGACGAGGTGGCGGCCATCTACCCCGACGGCATCCACGGGACTATCGCCGACGCGCTCGCCGAACGGGGGTTCGACACGCAGACGGCGACGCTACAGGAGCCAGCGCACGGCCTGACGGAGTCGGTGCTGGCCGACACCGACGTCCTCGTCTGGTGGGGACACGTCGCCCACGACGAGGTGAGCGACGAGGTGGCCGACCGCGTCGCCGACCACGTCCGCGGCGGGATGGGCCTGCTCCTCCTCCACTCGTCGGCGCTGTCGAAACCGTTCCGGCGACTGCTCGGGACCACGGGGTCCCTGAAATGGCGCGAGGCAGACGAGCGCGAACGGCTGTGGGTGACCGACCCCGGCCACCCCATCGCCGCCGGCGTCGACGACTGCATCGAACTGGAGCGGACGGAGATGTACGGCGAACCGTTCGACGTGCCGACGCCCGACTCGGTGGTGTTCACCTCGTGGTTCGAGGGTGGCGAGGTGTTCCGCTCGGGGTGTTGCTGGCGGCGTGGGAAGGGCCGCGTCTTCTTCTTCCGACCCGGTCACGAGACGCTCCCCATCTACCACGATTCCGAGGTCCAGCACGTCCTGGCGAACGCCGTCGAGTGGGCGACGCCCGTCGACGACGTTGGCGAGCACGTCCCCCCGAACCTCCAGAACGTCGAGCCTCGCGAAGCCATCGAGGGGTACGACGGCTGA
- the uxaC gene encoding glucuronate isomerase, whose protein sequence is MGFLDERYLLDSETAHDIYERIADLPIVDPHSHLDVREVVENEGWDDVWAVEGATDHYVWAAMRKRGVPEERITGDASNREKWTALAEVFPDLAGNPTYEWVHLDLKRRFGIETPISAETADDIWEETARQLDADEKRPQELLREMNVEVVCSTDDPTSSLDLHDRAAREVEGVDVLPTWRADRAVHVGHRDWGDFVRELADATGVETGDFEGFLDALAASHDHFAAHGCRASDLSVREPVSRPVERSRAADIYAAERRGETLSDEQVREFEAFVLEYIGELNVETDWVTQLHIGPVRDYRDDLFERLGSAAGGTVTTGEVEIAEGLRHFLNAFDGDLDIVLYVVDPTHYPTVTTIARAFPNVSVGPAWWFNDSPVGMERQLEYVGSVDLLANHAGMVSDSRKLLSFDSRFEMFRRTLANVLGTQVEQGRMPTDVAHDLAEHVAYDRPKELFGFE, encoded by the coding sequence ATGGGGTTCCTCGACGAGCGCTACCTCCTCGACTCGGAGACCGCTCACGACATCTACGAGCGTATCGCCGACCTGCCGATCGTCGACCCGCACAGCCACCTCGACGTCCGAGAGGTCGTCGAGAACGAGGGCTGGGACGACGTCTGGGCGGTCGAGGGCGCGACCGACCACTACGTCTGGGCCGCGATGCGCAAGCGGGGCGTCCCCGAGGAGCGCATCACGGGCGACGCCTCGAACCGCGAGAAGTGGACCGCGCTCGCCGAGGTGTTCCCGGACCTCGCGGGCAACCCGACCTACGAGTGGGTCCACCTCGACCTGAAGCGGCGGTTCGGCATCGAGACGCCCATCTCCGCCGAGACGGCCGACGACATCTGGGAGGAGACGGCTCGCCAGCTCGACGCCGACGAGAAGCGCCCGCAGGAACTGCTCCGCGAGATGAACGTCGAGGTGGTCTGCAGCACCGACGACCCCACCTCGTCGCTCGACCTGCACGACCGCGCCGCGCGCGAGGTCGAGGGCGTCGACGTCCTCCCGACGTGGCGCGCCGACCGCGCGGTTCACGTCGGCCACCGCGACTGGGGCGACTTCGTCCGGGAACTGGCCGACGCGACCGGCGTCGAGACGGGTGACTTCGAGGGGTTCCTCGACGCCCTCGCCGCCAGCCACGACCACTTCGCCGCCCACGGCTGCCGGGCCAGCGACCTGAGCGTCCGCGAACCCGTCTCCCGGCCGGTCGAGCGCTCGCGCGCCGCCGACATCTACGCGGCCGAGCGCCGCGGCGAGACGCTCTCCGACGAGCAGGTCCGCGAGTTCGAGGCGTTCGTGCTGGAGTACATCGGCGAACTGAACGTCGAGACGGACTGGGTCACGCAGCTCCACATCGGCCCGGTCCGCGACTACCGCGACGACCTGTTCGAGCGGCTGGGGTCGGCCGCGGGCGGCACCGTCACGACCGGCGAGGTGGAGATAGCGGAGGGCCTGCGACACTTCCTCAACGCGTTCGACGGCGACCTGGATATCGTCCTCTACGTCGTCGACCCGACCCACTACCCGACCGTCACGACCATCGCGCGCGCGTTCCCGAACGTGAGCGTCGGCCCCGCCTGGTGGTTCAACGACAGCCCCGTCGGGATGGAGCGCCAGCTGGAGTACGTCGGGTCGGTCGACCTGCTCGCCAACCACGCCGGGATGGTCAGCGACTCGCGGAAACTGCTGTCGTTCGACTCCCGGTTCGAGATGTTCCGCCGCACGCTGGCGAACGTCCTCGGAACGCAGGTCGAGCAGGGCCGGATGCCGACGGACGTCGCGCACGACCTGGCCGAACACGTCGCGTACGACCGCCCGAAGGAGCTGTTCGGGTTCGAGTAG